The following are from one region of the Methanomassiliicoccales archaeon LGM-DZ1 genome:
- a CDS encoding DUF4011 domain-containing protein, with protein sequence MMKLELVFNEKVSYVQYQNRMDVLLTASAVNDDGYKDAVTFRISSDPKFFDDIECRYEALLPNASVDLLSLPNVSLKLDPGYISSITEAATCKVRFTAEDRDGNILGSADRDVTVQPFDYWAGIDMPEAVASFVTPNADSLADVRSKASDILGQWGKDRSLEGYQSEDRDRVLTMAAAVYAALEKENINYVNPPAGFERSGQRIRIPDEVLTKHEGTCIDLAVVYAAALESIGLNPIIFIVNGHAFAGFWLVDDFSADIINWDNASYTRMYRNKEIRAVECTCFTNSAAVPFDEACQKALMRLEDADNFICAVDVAKARTAVRPLPVKKNINGEWIIERDEGRQGTAAPQSLGQVYTAAEDRPLTKVDRWKRELLDITNKNNLINMRQGSKIVPLLVKDIAHFEDELADGSEYTLYPKPQEWQGTALFNERPFESENYIGNFEQAFGEELARRKLRTPLTDTETERALRSIYRLANKEMDESGCNCLFIALGVLRWYEGKSTGVPRYAPLILLPVEMKKKQQTFSVKKLDEETVFNVTLAEKLRQEYGIDLPNMDPLPADDRGVNVDMVLQVVRQQIAGKEGWDVLQGASVGVFSFSNFAMWKDLDSNMPVFEKNPVVRSLVAGVPYPSDKEMDADADPYGLCLTVSADGSQIKAVRAAGEGRTFVMHGPPGTGKSQTITNIISNALYNGKTVLFVAEKRAALEVVQKRLEEVGIGNHCLELHSNKTEKSKVIDQLKSSLAKCQPLDEPKAHQLLSEIDAQKKKLDAYVTELHKERSFGLSAYEAISRFEAHDVPGVRDLRVDLEGGLKPKASNLADIEDAVRDAYQAFSLVQDADIDTLQHVRTGCIAASVASDTEDMIADLRGKVRAYRGFEDQLKALGLPIDTADERRRDSFIGAMLSIDDRMSKENDLSSVESGLRSISDRAEAVLRDLRAYADLGFNLNPADIDRTQASVRDAQAEISSAVSRGFMIDSPETVRMLDEARRFCTAVSGAGQDIGEVANLWKLDVFRFNESYNLAQEYSAVGRAGFFGKGKARKAFMKAAAPYLRNPDTPFDSLSSSSDAISRIGPGLLAVASVPAGYRDSPGVGAEVEKLRERSRMASAAQSAIRDYGIDPRDLGRCRELAVTAGGILSQLKSARESMNASASALAEYLDTDLDLSDPAVSLPFCDKLEAQMPKLFDWTNWNHYAGKVSVYGLQSVLPEIRNGTDPELLVDSVYRSIYKTFITAVRQESEALRMFSSSTFEGFIRKFRKLDQTYTQLNRNALKYKLAMNVPKNMDDSISGSEAYILNKAVNSSRIRKSIRTLLSEVPNILPKLCPCFLMSPQSVSQYITMDYPRFDLVIFDESSQITTSKAIGALGRAENAVIAGDSKQLPPTSFFQKKIESDDDDDDQIDVDSFLDDCLALNMPETYLEWHYRSRHESLIAFSNRMFYGGKMLTFPSPNDLETKVGMRFVPGVYERGKRCNPIEAKAVINEVYRRVMDDTLVKQSIGIIAFSISQQTCIQDMLDDMIKRDSKLFDRLNMMPEEMFIKNLETVQGDERDVILFSIGYGPDSKGHVYQNFGPINRDGGQRRLNVAVSRARSEMIVFTSMKYTDIALTSSSSKGVRDMREFLRFAENRGHFPDSSADAPAAEGTMILTDIAETLKDNGYSSHYNVGTSQFKVDIGVIDPDNPSDYILGILSDGESYRASENTRDREYARADVLRGLGWNLMHVWSVDWYFNKQKALENILSRLKDLRENRTDAGEESQEIDPNYGLKDAPPEETGKPEAPGTELSNSVVYVPAAITILEGVSPDLAVSNVDFIGKYASEIIEAESPINETYLVKLYCRKVGIKRLSEAKRNMLQYRLRNIFIPDVKQGFVTYWGKGAAKDLKTYRVSGDPELNRQVDCVPLIELENAIEDAVRINGSLTQDTAAQAAARVLGYGRRGAKITEVLTLAIKIALEDGKIVEKNGRLLPEE encoded by the coding sequence ATGATGAAACTGGAATTGGTCTTCAATGAAAAAGTCAGCTATGTTCAGTACCAGAACCGGATGGACGTATTGCTCACGGCTTCGGCGGTGAACGATGACGGTTACAAGGACGCTGTGACGTTCAGGATATCTTCCGATCCGAAGTTCTTCGACGATATCGAATGCCGGTACGAGGCCCTCCTGCCCAATGCTTCCGTCGATCTCCTGTCGCTGCCCAACGTCAGCCTGAAGCTGGACCCCGGATACATATCATCGATCACCGAGGCCGCGACCTGCAAGGTCAGGTTCACCGCCGAGGACAGGGACGGGAACATCCTCGGCTCCGCCGACAGGGACGTCACGGTGCAGCCCTTCGACTACTGGGCGGGGATTGACATGCCGGAGGCCGTCGCGTCATTCGTCACCCCCAATGCGGATTCCCTGGCCGATGTCAGGTCCAAGGCATCGGACATCCTCGGACAATGGGGCAAGGACAGGTCGCTGGAGGGATACCAATCCGAGGACCGCGACAGGGTGCTGACGATGGCGGCCGCGGTCTATGCGGCGCTGGAGAAGGAGAACATCAACTACGTCAATCCTCCGGCAGGGTTCGAAAGGTCTGGCCAGAGGATCCGCATCCCGGACGAGGTCCTGACCAAGCACGAGGGCACATGCATAGACCTGGCGGTCGTGTACGCCGCGGCCCTCGAGTCCATAGGGCTGAACCCGATCATCTTCATCGTCAACGGCCATGCGTTCGCAGGGTTCTGGCTGGTGGACGATTTCAGCGCGGACATCATCAACTGGGACAATGCGAGCTACACGCGCATGTACAGGAACAAGGAGATCCGCGCCGTGGAATGCACCTGTTTCACCAATTCGGCGGCCGTTCCCTTCGATGAAGCGTGCCAGAAGGCCCTCATGAGGCTGGAGGACGCGGACAACTTCATCTGCGCCGTCGATGTGGCCAAGGCCCGCACCGCGGTCAGGCCCCTTCCCGTGAAGAAGAACATCAACGGGGAATGGATCATCGAGCGCGACGAGGGCAGGCAGGGGACGGCCGCGCCGCAGTCCCTGGGACAGGTCTACACGGCGGCCGAGGACAGGCCGCTGACCAAGGTGGACAGGTGGAAGAGGGAGCTCCTGGACATCACCAACAAGAACAACCTGATCAACATGAGGCAGGGCTCGAAGATAGTTCCCCTGCTGGTCAAGGACATCGCGCATTTCGAGGACGAGCTGGCCGACGGTTCCGAATACACGCTGTACCCCAAACCCCAGGAATGGCAGGGGACCGCCCTGTTCAACGAGAGGCCCTTCGAATCCGAGAACTACATAGGGAATTTCGAGCAGGCGTTCGGCGAGGAGCTGGCCAGAAGGAAGCTCAGGACCCCGCTGACCGATACCGAGACGGAGCGGGCGCTCAGGAGCATCTACCGTCTCGCCAACAAGGAGATGGATGAGAGCGGCTGCAACTGCCTGTTCATCGCCCTGGGCGTTCTGCGGTGGTACGAAGGGAAGAGCACCGGGGTACCGCGCTACGCCCCCCTCATCCTGCTGCCGGTCGAGATGAAGAAGAAGCAGCAGACGTTCTCCGTCAAGAAACTGGACGAGGAGACCGTGTTCAACGTGACGCTGGCCGAGAAGCTGCGCCAGGAGTACGGCATAGATCTCCCCAACATGGACCCCCTCCCGGCGGACGACCGCGGGGTGAACGTCGACATGGTCCTTCAGGTCGTGCGGCAGCAGATCGCGGGGAAAGAAGGGTGGGATGTCCTCCAGGGAGCATCCGTCGGAGTGTTCTCGTTCAGCAATTTCGCCATGTGGAAAGACCTGGACAGCAACATGCCGGTTTTCGAGAAGAACCCGGTGGTCAGGTCCCTCGTCGCCGGAGTCCCCTATCCGTCCGATAAGGAGATGGATGCCGACGCGGACCCGTACGGGCTGTGCCTCACCGTCTCGGCCGACGGGTCCCAGATCAAGGCCGTGAGGGCAGCGGGCGAAGGCAGGACCTTCGTCATGCACGGCCCTCCCGGGACCGGGAAATCGCAGACCATCACGAACATCATATCGAACGCCCTCTACAATGGCAAGACGGTCCTCTTCGTCGCGGAGAAGCGTGCGGCTCTCGAGGTCGTCCAGAAACGTCTCGAGGAGGTCGGGATAGGCAACCACTGCCTGGAACTGCATTCCAACAAGACCGAGAAATCGAAGGTCATAGACCAGCTGAAGAGCTCGCTGGCGAAATGCCAGCCCCTGGACGAACCGAAGGCCCATCAGCTGCTGTCCGAGATCGACGCTCAGAAGAAGAAGCTCGATGCATATGTGACGGAGCTCCACAAGGAGAGGTCCTTCGGGCTGTCGGCATATGAAGCGATCTCGAGGTTCGAGGCTCATGACGTGCCGGGCGTCAGGGACCTGAGGGTCGATCTCGAAGGCGGACTCAAGCCCAAGGCATCCAACCTCGCCGATATCGAGGATGCCGTGCGCGATGCGTACCAGGCATTCTCCCTGGTGCAGGATGCCGACATCGATACGCTGCAGCATGTCAGGACCGGATGCATAGCGGCCTCGGTGGCAAGCGATACGGAGGATATGATCGCGGACCTCCGCGGCAAGGTCCGGGCATACCGCGGGTTCGAGGACCAGCTGAAAGCGCTGGGCCTTCCGATCGATACGGCGGACGAGCGCCGGCGCGACTCCTTCATCGGCGCGATGCTCTCGATCGATGACCGGATGTCGAAGGAGAACGACCTGTCCTCGGTGGAATCCGGCCTGAGGTCCATATCGGACAGGGCCGAGGCGGTCCTGAGAGACCTGCGCGCATATGCGGACCTGGGTTTCAATCTCAATCCTGCCGACATCGATAGGACCCAGGCGTCTGTGAGGGATGCCCAGGCGGAGATCTCGTCGGCGGTGTCCCGCGGGTTCATGATCGATTCGCCGGAGACCGTCAGGATGCTCGATGAAGCGAGGAGGTTCTGCACGGCCGTATCGGGCGCTGGGCAGGACATCGGAGAGGTCGCCAATCTCTGGAAGCTCGATGTCTTCAGGTTCAACGAGAGTTACAATCTGGCACAGGAATATTCTGCAGTGGGCAGGGCCGGTTTCTTCGGCAAAGGGAAGGCCAGGAAGGCCTTCATGAAGGCGGCCGCGCCGTATCTCCGGAACCCCGATACCCCCTTCGATTCGCTGTCCTCCTCATCCGATGCGATAAGCCGCATCGGGCCGGGCCTGCTGGCGGTCGCGTCCGTCCCTGCCGGATACCGGGACAGCCCCGGGGTCGGGGCCGAGGTGGAGAAGCTCAGGGAAAGGTCGAGGATGGCCTCGGCGGCGCAGTCTGCGATCAGGGATTACGGCATCGATCCCCGGGACCTCGGCAGGTGCCGCGAACTGGCGGTCACGGCCGGCGGCATACTGTCCCAGCTGAAATCCGCCCGGGAGTCCATGAACGCCTCGGCCTCCGCTCTCGCCGAGTACCTGGACACCGATCTGGACCTTTCCGATCCGGCGGTCTCCCTCCCGTTCTGCGATAAGCTGGAGGCCCAGATGCCCAAGCTGTTCGATTGGACGAACTGGAACCATTATGCCGGCAAAGTATCTGTGTACGGGCTGCAGTCCGTGCTGCCGGAGATCCGGAACGGGACCGACCCGGAGCTCCTGGTCGATTCGGTCTACAGGTCGATCTACAAGACGTTCATCACAGCGGTCCGCCAGGAATCGGAGGCGCTGAGGATGTTCAGCTCGTCCACCTTCGAGGGCTTCATCAGGAAGTTCCGGAAATTGGACCAGACCTATACCCAGCTCAACAGGAACGCGCTGAAATACAAACTGGCCATGAACGTTCCCAAGAACATGGACGATTCCATATCCGGGTCTGAGGCCTACATCCTGAACAAGGCCGTGAACAGCTCCAGGATAAGGAAGTCCATCAGGACCCTGCTGTCCGAGGTGCCCAACATACTCCCCAAGCTCTGCCCCTGCTTCCTGATGAGCCCGCAGTCGGTGTCCCAGTACATCACCATGGACTATCCCAGGTTCGACCTCGTCATATTCGACGAATCGTCCCAGATAACGACCAGCAAAGCGATAGGCGCTCTGGGAAGAGCGGAGAACGCCGTCATCGCCGGAGACAGCAAGCAGCTCCCTCCGACCTCGTTCTTCCAGAAGAAGATCGAATCGGACGATGATGACGACGATCAGATCGACGTCGACAGTTTCCTCGATGACTGCCTGGCGCTCAATATGCCGGAGACCTATCTCGAATGGCATTACCGCAGCAGGCACGAGAGCCTGATCGCGTTCAGCAACAGGATGTTCTACGGCGGCAAGATGCTGACTTTCCCGTCGCCGAACGACCTGGAGACGAAGGTCGGCATGAGGTTCGTACCGGGGGTCTACGAGAGAGGGAAGAGATGCAACCCCATCGAGGCCAAGGCTGTCATCAACGAGGTGTACCGGCGGGTTATGGACGATACGCTGGTCAAGCAGAGCATCGGGATAATCGCGTTCAGCATCTCCCAGCAGACATGCATACAGGATATGCTCGATGACATGATCAAGAGGGACTCCAAGCTCTTCGACAGGCTGAACATGATGCCGGAGGAGATGTTCATCAAGAACCTGGAGACCGTGCAGGGCGATGAAAGGGACGTGATCCTGTTCTCGATCGGTTACGGGCCGGATTCCAAAGGGCACGTGTACCAGAACTTCGGCCCCATCAACAGGGACGGGGGCCAGAGGAGGCTCAACGTCGCCGTATCGCGCGCGAGGTCGGAGATGATCGTGTTCACCTCCATGAAATACACGGACATCGCGCTCACGTCGAGCTCCAGCAAGGGGGTCAGGGACATGAGGGAGTTCCTGAGGTTCGCAGAGAACCGCGGGCACTTCCCGGATTCTTCGGCAGATGCCCCGGCCGCAGAGGGGACCATGATCCTGACCGACATAGCGGAGACCCTGAAGGATAACGGGTACAGCTCCCATTACAATGTGGGCACGTCGCAGTTCAAGGTCGATATCGGCGTCATCGATCCTGACAACCCCTCAGATTATATTCTCGGGATACTCAGCGACGGGGAGTCCTACAGGGCATCCGAGAACACCAGGGACAGGGAGTATGCCAGGGCCGACGTCCTCAGGGGGTTGGGATGGAACCTGATGCATGTATGGTCTGTCGATTGGTACTTCAACAAGCAGAAGGCGCTGGAGAACATCCTGAGCAGGCTGAAGGACCTGAGGGAGAACAGAACTGATGCGGGCGAAGAGTCCCAGGAGATAGATCCCAACTACGGCCTGAAGGATGCTCCTCCGGAGGAGACCGGAAAGCCGGAGGCACCGGGGACCGAGCTGTCCAATTCGGTCGTATATGTGCCGGCCGCCATAACGATCCTGGAAGGCGTGAGCCCAGATCTGGCGGTATCGAACGTAGATTTCATAGGGAAATACGCATCCGAGATAATCGAGGCGGAATCGCCCATAAACGAGACCTACCTTGTGAAGCTCTATTGCAGGAAGGTGGGCATCAAACGCCTGTCCGAAGCAAAGAGGAATATGCTGCAGTACCGGCTCCGCAATATATTCATCCCTGATGTCAAACAGGGATTCGTGACCTATTGGGGGAAGGGCGCGGCGAAGGACCTCAAGACTTACCGCGTATCAGGCGATCCGGAACTGAACAGGCAGGTGGACTGCGTGCCCCTCATAGAGCTGGAGAACGCCATAGAGGACGCCGTCAGGATAAACGGCTCGCTGACCCAGGACACGGCCGCCCAGGCGGCCGCCCGCGTGCTGGGATACGGCCGCAGGGGCGCGAAGATCACCGAGGTCCTCACCCTGGCGATCAAGATCGCATTGGAAGACGGGAAGATAGTCGAGAAGAACGGGAGGCTGCTCCCGGAAGAGTGA
- a CDS encoding phospholipase D-like domain-containing protein, with amino-acid sequence MLNAYKFADARSVCIICDERVGTIQTIDGMVCPYCMPKELLPQAVSLRKHRIIIYCKTNPGWESCAGMPQYQEKAEIEDRSAAITHSTPTILADELNAQIETAESIDIVVSFIKQSGLSLLLGRLADFSRRGKLRVITTAYMGATEYEALNELFRLPNTEVRMELNAESTRLHAKSFIFNRPDGDSVVFVGSANISKTALTDGEEWVVKLLERDVPEVVRELRMSYEMLWNSENVRPVSQRNRAEIESALERRGT; translated from the coding sequence ATGCTCAACGCGTACAAGTTTGCTGATGCCCGCAGTGTCTGCATCATCTGCGATGAGCGCGTCGGAACCATACAGACGATAGACGGGATGGTCTGTCCGTACTGCATGCCGAAGGAACTGCTTCCGCAGGCCGTATCTCTGAGGAAGCATCGGATAATCATATACTGCAAGACCAATCCGGGCTGGGAATCCTGTGCCGGAATGCCCCAATATCAGGAAAAGGCAGAGATCGAGGACAGGAGCGCGGCCATAACGCACAGCACCCCTACGATACTGGCCGATGAGCTGAATGCGCAGATCGAGACTGCGGAAAGCATTGATATCGTCGTGTCGTTCATCAAACAATCGGGCCTGAGCCTCCTGCTGGGCAGGCTGGCCGATTTCAGCCGTCGCGGGAAGCTGAGGGTCATCACCACAGCATACATGGGCGCTACCGAATACGAGGCCCTGAACGAGCTGTTCCGGCTTCCTAACACCGAAGTGCGCATGGAACTGAATGCAGAGTCGACCCGTCTGCATGCCAAATCGTTCATATTCAACAGGCCTGACGGGGACAGCGTCGTCTTCGTCGGGTCCGCGAACATATCGAAAACGGCCCTTACCGATGGGGAGGAATGGGTCGTGAAGCTCCTGGAACGCGACGTTCCGGAAGTCGTCAGGGAGCTTCGCATGAGCTATGAGATGCTTTGGAACTCAGAGAATGTCAGGCCTGTCAGCCAAAGGAACCGTGCAGAGATCGAATCTGCTCTCGAACGCCGCGGAACGTGA
- a CDS encoding GNAT family N-acetyltransferase — MKDSDREQFIKDNQEAFKYGATEEFGLRDSHFEEPGETISRKTIEESLDHGTAYRIMLDGRPVGGAIVNVSGDKGDLDILFVSPGEHSKGIGYEAWCCIEKAYPQVRVWETCTPYFEKRNIHFYLNRCGFKITEFFNANHRDPDNPDDDFEMFRFEKKMY; from the coding sequence TTGAAGGATTCGGATCGCGAGCAGTTCATAAAAGACAACCAGGAAGCTTTCAAATACGGTGCAACCGAGGAGTTCGGTCTCCGCGACAGTCATTTCGAAGAACCCGGAGAGACGATATCCAGGAAGACCATCGAGGAGTCCCTGGATCACGGCACCGCATACAGGATCATGCTGGACGGCAGGCCCGTAGGAGGGGCCATAGTGAACGTGTCCGGAGACAAAGGCGATCTGGATATCCTGTTCGTCTCGCCCGGGGAGCACAGCAAAGGGATAGGGTACGAAGCATGGTGCTGCATCGAGAAGGCATATCCTCAGGTGAGGGTCTGGGAGACATGCACTCCCTATTTCGAGAAAAGGAACATCCATTTCTATCTGAACAGGTGCGGTTTCAAAATAACCGAATTCTTCAACGCGAACCATCGCGATCCTGATAACCCAGATGATGATTTCGAGATGTTCCGGTTCGAGAAAAAAATGTACTGA
- a CDS encoding putative DNA binding domain-containing protein: MDTEGKISENLGMEDEFREFKESTTELEKGLASLTAMLNKNGRGTVYFGVNDKGEIIGQDVGRNTLKSISQAINNMVDPPIIAKVEVNSSNDGKKYISVSAKGTDRPYACRGSIFIRSGEEDRKVPMSELRKMFMSSGDNLIQTTSSNQELSFRELCDLLNENGLHAKDDENLHKSLELLNSEGKYNQQGQLLSDQNPAVLAVVIFRGKDRTFMSMRKEFSGHSLLLEVRDVIGYVESLNETFVDIRPEGRIEQKLFSMTAFREAWINACVHNYWVNMIPPAVHIFDDRMEIISYGGKPYWLSDDEFYSGRSMPVNESLMRIFISTRMSEHTGHGIPVIISHYGKDSIHLSNSGIVVTLEFTRERAAASFRSEMPTLTENEKRILDTLRLHPDYTLTKIASLSGMSRSYVGKTVSKMKKMGLVERIGSNKSGSWAVKDRIDRKR; encoded by the coding sequence ATGGACACCGAAGGAAAAATCTCTGAAAATCTCGGCATGGAAGACGAGTTCAGAGAATTCAAGGAGAGCACTACAGAACTGGAAAAGGGACTTGCTTCTCTGACCGCGATGCTCAATAAGAACGGCCGCGGAACAGTATACTTCGGAGTAAACGATAAAGGCGAAATCATTGGCCAAGACGTCGGCAGGAACACCCTGAAGAGCATATCTCAGGCAATAAACAATATGGTCGATCCTCCAATCATCGCAAAGGTGGAGGTCAACTCGTCTAATGACGGAAAGAAATACATATCCGTCTCTGCAAAAGGCACAGACAGGCCGTATGCCTGCCGCGGATCAATATTCATCCGTTCAGGAGAGGAAGACCGTAAGGTGCCGATGTCCGAGCTCAGAAAGATGTTCATGAGTTCTGGAGATAATTTGATCCAGACAACATCCAGCAATCAGGAGCTGAGCTTCAGAGAACTCTGTGACCTGCTGAACGAAAACGGCTTGCATGCCAAAGATGATGAAAATCTGCACAAAAGCCTCGAACTCCTGAACTCTGAAGGGAAATATAACCAGCAGGGCCAGCTCCTTTCCGATCAGAACCCTGCTGTTCTGGCAGTCGTCATCTTCAGAGGAAAAGACAGAACTTTCATGTCAATGAGGAAGGAATTCTCCGGGCATTCCCTGCTTTTGGAGGTTCGGGATGTCATCGGATATGTGGAATCCCTGAACGAGACATTCGTGGATATCCGGCCTGAGGGACGCATCGAACAGAAATTATTCAGCATGACGGCATTCAGGGAAGCTTGGATCAATGCTTGCGTGCATAATTACTGGGTTAACATGATACCTCCTGCGGTCCACATATTCGATGACAGAATGGAGATCATATCCTACGGCGGAAAGCCGTACTGGCTGAGCGATGATGAATTCTATTCCGGCAGGAGCATGCCTGTCAACGAATCTCTCATGCGCATATTCATCTCGACGCGTATGTCAGAGCATACCGGCCACGGAATCCCTGTCATAATAAGCCATTACGGCAAAGATTCCATCCATCTGTCCAATTCCGGGATCGTGGTAACACTGGAATTCACCAGAGAGCGTGCCGCAGCATCCTTCAGGTCTGAAATGCCCACTCTCACCGAGAACGAGAAAAGAATCCTCGATACACTGAGGCTCCATCCTGATTACACACTGACGAAGATCGCCTCATTATCAGGCATGAGCAGATCGTACGTCGGAAAAACTGTCTCCAAGATGAAGAAGATGGGATTGGTCGAACGCATCGGTTCCAATAAATCAGGTTCCTGGGCTGTTAAAGACCGAATTGACAGGAAAAGATGA
- a CDS encoding 30S ribosomal protein S27ae — MAKKEAAAKKEETKRELYKVEGDKVVRTRQACPKCGPGVFLAQHKDRLSCGKCGYTEFLKDKKE, encoded by the coding sequence ATGGCGAAGAAAGAGGCAGCCGCGAAGAAGGAAGAGACCAAGAGGGAGCTCTACAAGGTCGAGGGCGACAAGGTCGTCAGGACCAGGCAGGCCTGCCCCAAGTGCGGACCCGGTGTCTTCCTGGCACAGCACAAGGACCGCCTTTCCTGCGGGAAGTGCGGCTACACCGAGTTCCTCAAGGACAAGAAAGAGTGA
- a CDS encoding 30S ribosomal protein S24e produces the protein MKIEYTNERDNALFERKEVCFEVDHEREATPGRNAVAEEIAKKYGTNRNLVVIEKMSSEYGVGKSKGYAKVYANKKAALKYENGKLLKRNGIEDESKKAEAPADAAPAQE, from the coding sequence ATGAAGATTGAGTACACGAATGAGAGGGACAATGCCCTCTTCGAGAGGAAAGAAGTCTGCTTCGAGGTCGACCACGAGAGGGAGGCAACCCCCGGAAGGAACGCTGTCGCCGAGGAGATCGCGAAGAAGTACGGCACCAACAGGAACCTCGTCGTCATCGAGAAGATGTCGTCCGAGTACGGCGTCGGCAAATCCAAGGGATACGCCAAGGTCTACGCGAACAAGAAGGCCGCGCTCAAGTACGAGAACGGCAAGCTCCTCAAGAGGAACGGCATCGAGGACGAGTCGAAGAAGGCCGAGGCGCCCGCTGACGCGGCGCCCGCTCAGGAGTGA
- a CDS encoding GTP-dependent dephospho-CoA kinase family protein has translation MAGRKLTPSLREEFKKPVGRDISESELKTIHAEHKLITVGDVVSLTAYRLGAVPILAVYDGMTERHGTAGFADLVKSEGLAETVVENPAATITDALDSAVSDALAGRSAAILRVIGEEDLALLPCILHAPEGAVVVYGWPGRGMKAVDTDGPSRAYIRHLLDSMEEI, from the coding sequence ATGGCCGGCAGGAAGCTGACCCCCTCCCTGAGGGAGGAGTTCAAGAAGCCTGTCGGGCGCGACATATCCGAGAGCGAACTGAAAACCATTCACGCTGAACACAAACTCATTACAGTGGGGGACGTGGTCTCCCTCACGGCGTACCGGCTCGGCGCCGTGCCGATCCTCGCCGTCTACGACGGCATGACGGAGAGGCACGGGACCGCGGGATTCGCCGACCTCGTGAAGAGCGAAGGTCTGGCGGAGACGGTCGTCGAGAACCCGGCGGCAACCATAACGGATGCCCTGGACTCGGCGGTGTCGGACGCATTGGCCGGGAGGTCCGCGGCCATACTCCGTGTCATCGGGGAGGAGGATCTGGCTCTGCTGCCGTGCATCCTCCACGCCCCCGAAGGCGCGGTGGTGGTCTACGGATGGCCCGGGAGAGGGATGAAGGCCGTCGACACGGACGGGCCTTCGAGAGCATACATCAGGCACCTGCTTGACAGTATGGAGGAGATCTAA
- a CDS encoding DNA-directed RNA polymerase subunit E yields MAAARPVYRACKSCQFITEDTVCPRCGGDTTKEWQGIVAIADYEKSEIAKKMGITANGTYALKVR; encoded by the coding sequence ATGGCGGCTGCGCGTCCGGTGTACCGTGCCTGCAAGTCCTGCCAGTTCATCACCGAGGACACCGTCTGCCCCAGGTGCGGCGGCGACACCACCAAAGAGTGGCAGGGGATAGTGGCCATCGCGGACTACGAGAAGTCCGAGATCGCCAAGAAGATGGGCATAACCGCCAACGGCACCTATGCCCTCAAGGTCCGCTGA
- a CDS encoding DNA-directed RNA polymerase: MITEAQRNVRIPPKDLGEDISDVIGSLSSETYEGRLEENKSITVLVGDAVPEGPGRIVHGDGAVYQTVKMKQLSYFLVENEVIEGIVVDVLKFGAFIRFGPLDGLLHVSQIMDDRVDVDEANKKIVGKDTGRTLSVGDRVRARVVSIELNEKSPQDSKIGLTMKQPGLGRIEWIDEDAKKASGADPAADGKAAKKKAKPKSEGES; the protein is encoded by the coding sequence ATGATTACTGAAGCCCAGAGGAACGTCCGCATCCCTCCGAAAGACCTCGGAGAGGACATCTCGGACGTCATCGGCTCCCTCTCGAGCGAGACCTACGAGGGAAGGCTGGAGGAGAACAAGTCCATCACCGTTCTCGTAGGCGACGCCGTTCCCGAGGGGCCGGGGCGCATCGTCCACGGCGACGGCGCGGTCTACCAGACTGTCAAGATGAAGCAGCTCTCCTACTTCCTCGTCGAGAACGAGGTCATCGAGGGCATCGTCGTGGATGTCCTCAAGTTCGGAGCGTTCATCAGATTCGGTCCGCTCGACGGCCTCCTGCACGTCAGCCAGATCATGGACGACCGTGTGGACGTGGACGAGGCCAACAAGAAGATCGTCGGGAAGGACACCGGCAGGACCCTCTCCGTCGGGGACAGGGTCAGGGCCAGGGTCGTCAGCATCGAGCTGAACGAGAAGTCCCCCCAGGACAGCAAGATCGGGCTCACCATGAAGCAGCCCGGCCTCGGGAGGATCGAGTGGATCGACGAGGACGCCAAGAAGGCCTCGGGGGCGGATCCCGCTGCCGACGGCAAGGCCGCCAAGAAGAAGGCCAAGCCCAAGAGCGAAGGTGAGAGCTGA